DNA from Streptomyces sp. Edi4:
GGACAGGCGACAGGGCCCGCACAGCGCATCATCGCGCTGCCCGGGCCCTGTGGCTCACATCAGTGCCTACCGGACCGTGGTCAGAGCTGGCCGCCGACGAAGACGGTCAGGTCCACGAGGCGGTTGGAGTAGCCCCACTCATTGTCGTACCAGCCGAGGATCTTCACCGTCTTGCCCTCCTGGACCATGGTCAGGGAGGAGTCGAAGGTGCAGGACGCCGGGTCGCCCACGATGTCGGAGGAGACGATCGGGTCCTCGGTGTAGTAAAGGATGTTCTTCAGGTCGCCGTCGCCCGCGGCCTTCTTGAACGCGGCGTTGACCTCGTCCTTGGTGACCTCGCGCTGGAGCTCCACGACCAGGTCGGTGGCCGAACCGGTCGGGACCGGGACGCGCATCGCGATGCCGTCGAGCTTGCCCTTGAGCTGCGGCAGGACCAGAGCGGTGGCCTTGGCGGCACCGGTCGTGGTCGGAATGATGTTCTCGGCGGCGGCGCGTGCGCGGCGCAGGTCCGAGTGCGGGAAGTCCAGGATGCGCTGGTCGTTGGTGTACGCGTGGACCGTCGTCATCAGGCCCTTGACGATGCCGAAGTTCTCGTCGAGGACCTTGGCCATCGGCGCCACACAGTTGGTGGTGCAGGAGGCGTTGGAGATGACGTGGTGGTTGGCCGCGTCGTACTTGTCCTGGTTGACGCCCATCACGATGGTGATGTCCTCGTCCTTGGCCGGAGCCGAGATGAGGACCTTCTTCGCGCCGCCCGCGATGTGCTTCTCGGCGTCGGCCTTCTTGGTGAAGATGCCGGTCGACTCGATGACGATGTCGACGCCCAGCTGACCCCAGGGGATGTCGGCCGGGTCGCGCTCGGAGAGCACCTTGATGGTGTGGCCGTCGACCGTGATGGTGTCGGCGGTGTGGGTGACCTCGGCCTTGAGGCGACCCAGGATGGTGTCGTACTTCAGGAGGTGAGCAGTGGTCGCGGTGTCACCAAGGTCGTTGACAGCCACGATCTCGATGTCTGCACCCTGCTCAAGGAGCGCCCGGAAGTAGTTGCGCCCGATGCGGCCAAAGCCGTTGATGCCTACGCGGATCGTCACGAACCGATCTCCTCGTTAGGTACGCCGGGTACTCGACGCCGGCGAGTTGTATGGGATGTCCCCGACCGCTTACGACCCTACCTCCCCGGGGCCGCCAAGGTGACATCAGAGCGCCCGTATGGTTCCGAAATCACGCCCGGAACGGCCCGGAGGCCCCTACCTCGTGCGGGTACGGACCTCCGGAGACCCCATTTCGCTACGTGCTGTCAGCGGTCGAGCGCATGGAGTGCTTTTCTGACCACCTGCTTGCGGGCGGAGGACGAGGTGATGTTTTCCAGGCCGAATCCGAGCAGAACGGTGTCGCGGGTGCTGACGGCGGCCGAGGAGTGGAAGAGCGCCTGCGAGCGCGCCCAGTCCCCCCGGTTGCCGGGGCTGCCGGCCGGCGCCCCCGGAACGCTCCAGGGCCCCAGCGAGGCCTCGAAGCCCTCGGCCCCCTGCGGCGTGCCGCCGACCACGAGCCGGGTGTCGTCGACGAAGGCGCCGAGGCCCCCGGTGCCCGGGTCGGACACGTAGGAGACGGCGACCTCGACCTGCTTGCCCG
Protein-coding regions in this window:
- the gap gene encoding type I glyceraldehyde-3-phosphate dehydrogenase, with amino-acid sequence MTIRVGINGFGRIGRNYFRALLEQGADIEIVAVNDLGDTATTAHLLKYDTILGRLKAEVTHTADTITVDGHTIKVLSERDPADIPWGQLGVDIVIESTGIFTKKADAEKHIAGGAKKVLISAPAKDEDITIVMGVNQDKYDAANHHVISNASCTTNCVAPMAKVLDENFGIVKGLMTTVHAYTNDQRILDFPHSDLRRARAAAENIIPTTTGAAKATALVLPQLKGKLDGIAMRVPVPTGSATDLVVELQREVTKDEVNAAFKKAAGDGDLKNILYYTEDPIVSSDIVGDPASCTFDSSLTMVQEGKTVKILGWYDNEWGYSNRLVDLTVFVGGQL